The Pseudomonas hefeiensis genomic sequence ACATCGGTGGCCTGGCCCCGAAACTGTTGAAAAGTCCGTTATTCGCCGGGGCAATCGTGGCATCCAGCGAGGGGAAACTGAAATGACTGCTGCCTACGCCAACCTGGTTTCGACCCTGGACCCGAAAGCCTTCGGCCGCGTCGCCGTGCTGTTCGGCGGCAAGAGCGCCGAGCGCGAAGTGTCCCTCAAGTCGGGCAACGCCGTGCTGCAAGCCCTGCAAAGCGCCGGTGTCGACGCGTTCGGCATCGACGTAGGCGACGACTTTTTGCAGCGCCTGCTGAACGAAAAAATCGACCGTGCGTTCATCATTCTGCATGGCCGCGGCGGCGAAGACGGCAGCATGCAGGGCCTGCTCGAATGCCTGGGTATCCCTTACACCGGCAGCGGCATCCTGGCGTCTGCCTTGGCGATGGACAAGCTGCGCACCAAACAGGTCTGGCACAGCCTCGGCATTCCCACGCCCCGTCACGCCGTGTTGGCCTGCGAGGCCGATTGTATTTCGGCGGCCACGGAACTGGGCTTCCCTTTGATCGTCAAACCGGCCCATGAAGGTTCAAGTATCGGCATGGCGAAAGTGACTTCGCTGCCTGAGTTGACCGCGGCATGGAAAGACGCCAGTTCCTACGATTCGCAAGTGTTGGTCGAGCAGTGGATCACCGGTCCCGAGTTCACCATCGCCACCCTGCGTGACCAGGTGTTGCCCCCGATTGCCCTGGGTACGCCGCACACGTTCTACGACTACGACGCCAAGTACGTGGCCAATGACACCCAGTACCGCATTCCATGCGGGCTGGACAGCGCCAAGGAAAAACAACTGATGGACCTCACGGCCAAGGCCTGTGAGGCGCTGGGTATCGCCGGTTGGGGACGGGCGGACGTGATGCAGGACGCCGACGGGCAGTTCTGGTTCCTGGAAGTCAACACCGCCCCAGGCATGACCGATCACAGCCTGGTACCGATGGCGGCCCGTGCCGCGGGCCTGGATTTCCAGCAACTGGTGCTGTCGATCCTGGCCGCCAGTGTCGGCTCTCAAGAGCCAAGAGGTTAAGCATGCAAGGCGCATCGCTTCGTCATCAGCCATCCGCACCCGGTCGCAAGCCGGTGCCGCGGGGCGCCAGCCGAATGGTGGCCAAAGAGCCGATGTCGGCGCGCCTGCCGAAAGCCAACTTTGGTTTTCTCAAGAGTCTGTTCTGGCCGGTGCTGTTGGTGGCGTTGGGGTTCGGTACGTATGAAGGGGCCCAGCGGCTGTTGCCCTACGCGGACCGGCCGATCGCGCGGATCAGCGTCCAGGGCGACCTGAGCTACATCAGCCAGCAAGCGGTGCAGCAGCGGATCGCCCCATTTGTGGCGTCGAGCTTCTTCACCATCGACCTGGCAGGCATGCGCAAGGAACTGGAGCAGATGCCCTGGATCGCCCATGCCGAAGTACGGCGGGTATGGCCTGACCAGGTATCGATCCGTCTGGAAGAACAACTGCCCGTGGCCCGCTGGGGTGACGAGTCGCTGTTGAACAACCAGGGCCAGGCGTTCACGCCGCGGGAGCTGGCCAACTACGAACATTTACCACAACTGTTCGGCCCTCAGCGGGCCCAGCAGAAAGTCATGCAGCAGTACCAGGTGTTGAGTCAGATGTTGCGGCCGCTGGGCTTCTCCATCGCGCGCCTGGAGTTGCGTGAGCGCGGCAGCTGGTTCCTGACCACTGGCGCAGGCAGCTCGGGGCCGGGCATCGAGCTGCTGCTCGGGCGCGGCAACCAGGTGGAAAAGATGCGCCGCTTCATTGCCATCTATGACAAGACGCTCAAAGACCAGATTACGAACATTGCGCGCATCGATCTGCGCTACGCCAACGGCCTGGCTGTTGGCTGGCGGGAACCTGTAGCGCCCACGACGGCCGAACCCGCCGTCGCGAAGAATTAAGAAGAGGCAGGACCCATGGCAAACGTGCAAAGCGGAAAAATGATCGTCGGTCTGGATATCGGCACTTCCAAGGTGGTTGCGCTGGTAGGCGAGGTCGCGGACGACGGCACGCTGGTCATCGTCGGGATCGGTACCCATCCGTCCCGTGGCTTGAAAAAAGGCGTGGTGGTGAACATCGAGTCCACCGTGCAATCGATCCAGCGCGCCATCGAAGAGGCGCAGCTGATGGCCGGTTGCCGGATCCACTCGGCGTTCGTCGGCGTGGCGGGCAATCACATTCGCAGCCTGAACTCCCACGGCATCGTGGCGATTCGAGACCGTGAAGTCAGCTCCGCTGACCTTGAGCGTGTGCTCGACGCGGCGCAGGCCGTGGCGATCCCGGCCGACCAGCGTGTGTTGCACACCCTGCCGCAGGACTACGTGATCGATAACCAGGAAGGCGTGCGTGAGCCCCTGGGCATGTCCGGCGTGCGCCTGGAAGCCAAGGTCCACGTGGTGACCTGTGCCGTGAACGCTGCGCAGAACATCGAGAAATGCGTGCGCCGTTGCGGCCTGGAAATCGACGACATCATCCTCGAGCAACTGGCCTCGGCCTACTCGGTACTGACCGACGACGAGAAGGAACTGGGCGTGTGCCTGGTGGACATCGGCGGCGGCACCACCGACATCGCGATCTTCACCGAAGGCGCCATCCGCCACACGGCGGTGATCCCGATTGCCGGTGACCAGGTGACCAATGACATCGCCATGGCCTTGCGCACGCCGACCCAGTACGCCGAAGAAATCAAGATCCGCTACGCCTGCGCCCTGGCGAAACTGGCCGGTGCCGGTGAAACCATCAAAGTGCCAAGCGTTGGTGAGCGTCCTCCGCGCGAGTTGTCCCGCCAGGCTTTGGCCGAAGTGGTCGAGCCGCGTTACGACGAACTGTTCACGCTGATCCAGGCTGAGCTGCGTCGCAGTGGCTACGAAGACCTGATCCCGGCCGGCATCGTGCTGACCGGCGGCACGTCGAAGATGGAAGGCGCGGTCGAACTGGCCGAAGAGATTTTCCACATGCCGGTGCGCCTGGGCGTGCCCCATGGTGTCAAGGGCCTGGATGACGTGGTGCGCAACCCGATTTACTCCACCGGCGTTGGCCTGTTGATGTACGGCCTGCAGAAGCAGTCCGACGGGGTTTCGTTCTCGGGCATCGGTAGCCGCGACAGCTACAACAGCGACGAGCCGAAGGCACCGCTGTTCGAGCGGCTCCAGGCTTGGGTCAAAGGCAACTTCTAAAGATTTAAAACTTCAGGTGTCAGGTTTCAGGCCTGGCGCGGGAAGATGCAACAAACGCAGTAGGCGAAAAAACTAGAGAATGTAAGGAGAGGGAAAATGTTTGAACTCGTAGACAACATCCCCGCTAGCCCGGTTATCAAAGTAATCGGAGTCGGCGGTGGCGGCGGCAACGCTGTCAACCACATGGTCAAGAGCAACATTGAAGGCGTTGAATTCATCTGCGCCAACACTGATGCCCAGGCGCTGAAATCCATCGGCGCGCGGACCATCCTGCAACTGGGCACCGGCGTGACCAAAGGTCTGGGCGCTGGCGCCAACCCTGAAGTCGGTCGTCAGGCCGCTCTCGAAGACCGCGAACGCATTGCCGAAGTCCTGCAGGGCACCAACATGGTGTTCATCACCACGGGCATGGGCGGCGGTACCGGTACCGGTGCGGCGCCGATCATTGCCGAAGTGGCCAAGGAAATGGGGATCCTCACCGTTGCGGTGGTGACTCGTCCGTTCCCGTTCGAAGGCCGCAAGCGCATGCAGATCGCCGACGAAGGTATCCGTCTGTTGTCTGAAAGCGTCGACTCGTTGATCACCATTCCCAACGAGAAGCTGCTGACCATCCTCGGTAAAGACGCCAGCCTCTTGTCGGCTTTCGCCAAGGCTGACGATGTACTGGCCGGTGCCGTTCGCGGTATCTCCGACATCATCAAGCGTCCGGGCATGATCAACGTCGACTTTGCCGACGTACGGACTGTCATGAGCGAAATGGGCATGGCGATGATGGGCACTGGCTGCGCCAGCGGTCCGAACCGTGCACGCGAGGCCACCGAAGCGGCCATTCGCAACCCGTTGCTCGAAGACGTGAACCTGCAAGGTGCACGCGGCATCCTGGTGAACATCACCGCCGGCCCTGACCTGTCCCTGGGTGAGTACTCCGACGTGGGTAGCATCATCGAAGCCTTCGCTTCCGAGCACGCGATGGTCAAGGTCGGTACCGTTATCGATCCGGACATGCGCGACGAGTTGCACGTTACCGTGGTTGCCACCGGTCTGGGCGCGAAAATCGAGAAACCTGTGAAGGTCATCGACAATACCGTTCACACCTCCATGGCTTCGCAACCGCAACAACAAGTGTCTTCCCGTCAGGACGCACCCGCGGTGAACTACCGTGACCTGGACCGTCCGACCGTCATGCGCAACCAGGCCCAGGCCGGTGCTGCGACTGCCGCGAAGATGAATCCGCAAGACGATCTGGATTACCTGGACATCCCGGCATTCCTGCGTCGTCAGGCCGATTGATGAAATGTATCAGGGGGATACGGGTGATTGGTGTTCAGCAAAGGTCTGGTCTGCTATTATCGCCAGCCTTTGTTGATACCAGTTCGCAATTTGCGCTGAAGCGGCCCATGCCATGATTAAACAACGCACCCTGAAGAATATTATCCGTGCCACAGGTGTCGGCTTGCACTCCGGTGAGAAGGTCTACCTGACCCTCAAACCCGCGCCTATCGATACCGGCATCGTGTTTTGTCGTGCCGACCTCGACCCTGTGGTGCAGATTCCTGCTCGCGCGGAAAACGTTGGTGAAACCACTATGTCGACCACACTGGTCAACGGTGACACCAAAGTGGACACGGTGGAGCATTTGCTCTCGGCCATGGCTGGCCTGGGCATCGATAACGCCTACGTCGAGCTCTCCGCGTCCGAAGTCCCGATCATGGATGGCAGTGCCGGACCCTTCGTATTCCTGATTCAATCGGCTGGCCTGGAAGAGCAGGACGCAGCCAAGAAGTTCATCCGTATCCTGCGGGAAGTGACAGTAGAAGATGGCGACAAACGCGCCACTTTCGTCCCTTTCGAAGGTTTCAAGGTGAGCTTCGAGATCGATTTCGATCACCCGGTTTTCCGTGACCGCACCCAGAGTGCAAGCGTGGATTTTTCCAGCACTTCGTTCGTAAAAGAAGTCAGCCGCGCCCGTACCTTTGGTTTCATGAGTGACATCGAGTACCTGCGCAAGCACAACCTCGCACTCGGCGGCAGTGTTGAAAACGCGATCGTGGTCGATTCCGATGGCGTGTTGAACGAGGACGGCCTTCGTTATGAAGATGAATTCGTCAAGCACAAGATTCTCGATGCAATCGGCGACCTCTACCTGCTGGGCAATAGCCTGATTGGTGAGTTCAAGGGCTTCAAGTCCGGCCACGCGCTGAACAACCAGCTGCTGCGCAAGTTGATTGAGCAGAAAGATGCTTGGGAAGTCGTGACGTTCGAAGACGCCAGCACCGCACCAATCTCTTACATGCGCCCTGTAGCGGCCGTGTAAGCATAAAAACCTCTCTAGTTTTTAAAGGCTGCCTTCGGGTGGCCTTTTTTTATGGCTGTTTTCTGGGACGTCTGTGGCGATAAGGGGTAATGCTGTTTTTTGGGTTGGGCTGGTTGGGTTACATATCCGTTGCTGTGGTAACGGTTGCTTAGGGTTGCGCCCTGACGGCGGCTCACTTTTGAAAAGCCGGGAGCCGGTCGGCCATCGTGGTTAACGGGGCGCCGAGATCAACGTCCGTAGCGAGGCGGCCTTATAGCCAACCCATCAGACCTGTGGGAGCAAAGCTTGCTCGCGATGGGGCCAGTCAGCTCAACTTCCATGTGACTGAACCACCGCCATCGCGAGCAGCTCGCTCCCATATTCAATCTTCAGCGGACACAAAACTTATATTCAACACAGAACCACTGTGGGAGCGGGCTTGCTCGCGAAGAGGCCAGCACATTCAGCATCTTCATCGACTGTGATACTGCTTTCGCGAGCAAGCCCGCTCCCACAGGGGAGACGCGGTCTCACCAGGAACCAGATCGGCTATCAGGCCGACTCGGGTTAGCCGCGGGCCCTTCGCGGCTGCCCACGGAGCAATGCCTGCGTTCAGGCATGCCGAGCCTAGGCGAGGCACCAAGGGGTGGGGCACAAGCGCTTTGGTTACTTTTGCCTGGGCCGGCTTCCGGCTTTTCGAAAGTGAGCCGCCGTCAGGGCGGAACCCTAAGCCGCCGTTACCGAAATAACGGATATACACACCAACCAAGCGCTATAAAAAAACAGCCACAGAGGCTGAGGGCATTACATCGCGCAAACCACACGATTACGCCCACTGGCCTTGGCCTGGTATAGCGCCTTGTCGGCAGCGAACATGAGTTGTTCGAGGTCGCCATACGGCCCTTGGGCCCAAGTGGCAATGCCGATGCTGACTGTCATGGGAGCATCGCCGTCGCGGGCCGGCGGCAGTTGCTCCACCGCCTCACGAACGTTCTGGGCCATGGTAAAGGCGCCAGCGGTGGTGGTTTCCGGCAGTACCACCGAGAACTCCTCACCACCGTAACGCGCTGCCAGGTCGGCCGGTCGACGGACATGCCTGCCGATCAGCTGCGCCAGGGTGCGCAAGGCCTCATCACCACTTTGGTGGCCATGACGATCGTTGAATGCCTTGAAGTGATCGGCATCAATCATCATGACTGACAGCGGTTGGCCCGAGCGCTGGGCCCGCAGCCATTCCTGTTGCAGCGTCTCGTCCAGGGTCCGGCGGTTGGCCAGGCCCGTCAGCGAGTCGACGGACGCCAGTTGCGCCAGTTCCCGCTCGGCATGGTGGCGCCGCCTCAGTTCATGACGCAGCAGCCAGGTGAGCCAGAGCAAGCCGATGCACAATGCCCCCGTAGCCCCGCTGACCAGCAGCGCCGTGCGTTTCCATGAGGCGAAGACCTCATCGGAGGAGAGCGCCACCACCACGATCAACGGCAAGTCGCCGACTTGGGAAAACGTGTACAGGCGCTGCGCCTGATCAAGGCTGGAGACACTGGTGAAGCTGCCGTTGCCTTCGCGCAGGATGCGCATGAAGTTCGCTCGTTTGCTGAAATCCTTGCCGATCAGGTCTTCGGCCAAGGGCGGTTCCTGTGCCAATAGAAAACCGTCGCTGCTGACCAGGTTGACCGAGCCGCCATGACCGATGTTTAGGCTCTTGAACAGCTGGCTGAAGTAACTCAAGCGCATCGCCGCCTCGGCTACCCCTAAAAACTCGCCTCGTTCATTACTCAGCCGATGGCTGAAACTGATGCGCCAGTCCTGCTCTGCACCTCTGGAGCGGAACGGACGGCTGATCTTCATGCCCAGGCTTGGGTCATGGACGTGGGGCTTGAAATACTCCCGATCGGCATAATTGCCTTTGCGCGGTTCGATCGAGGCAGAGTCGGCGATCACATCTCCGTGTTTGTCCAATAGCAATATTTCGCCTTTATAGGGCGCGGCGGTGGAGCGGTCGAACAGGGCCAAGTGGCGAATTGTCGGAGAAACGTCTTCCATGTCGTCGCGTTTGGTAGCGCTGATCAGGCCTTGCAGCGACAGTTGGTACAGTTCGACATTGCGCAGCACGTCGGCGTCGATCAATTGAACGATATTGTTCGCCGCACGTGTCGCCTCCTGTCGGGCGCTGGTGTGTTCGCGGATCAGCAGAAAGCTCACGATACTCAGAATGGTCAATACAACCAGCGAGCTGGCAACTATCAGTACCCGTTCCGAGCGTATCGAAAACGGGGTGATGCCGGGTGTCGCACTACTCACACTCATGGTTCCGATGTCTGCATTGTCATATGGCGATCCGCCCCAGGGCTGCTCATCGTGTAAATCCTGGGCAACTGACCGGTATCAGACAAATGCTGGCCTTTTGCAGGATTGTGCGTGGACCGCCCAAATAGGGCAATCCACCTAATGGCTTATTTCAAGCCGGCAAACGGATTCCGAAGGTATTGGCTCCGTGGTCACTGCGTACGAATACATCCCCGCCATGCATCAGTGCGATTGCCTTGACGATGGCCAGTCCCAGGCCATGGTTGGCCCCACTGTTGCTGCGGGAAGCATCCACCCGGTAGAACCGTTCGAACAGGCGCGGCAGGTGTTCGTCGGTAATCGGTTCTCCTGGGTTGGTGACGCCGAGGCTGACTTGGTCGCCAAGGGCTTCAATGCACACCTCGATGACTTGCCCTGGCGCGGTGTGTTGCACCGCGTTGCTCAGCAAGTTGATCAGCGCCCGGCGCAGATGAGCGATCTCGATCTTGGCCTGGGCATCGCCGCTGACCCGGACCTGGACCTGAGCGTCTTCGAGGATGAAGTCCAGGTAGTCGAGGGTGGTCGCTACTTCACCGGCCAGGGAGGTGCTGGTGAGTTTGGTGGCTTTGCTGCCCTGGTCGGCGCTGGCGAGGAACAGCATGTCGTTGATGATCGAGCGCAGTCGCTCCAGCTCTTCGAGATTCGATTGCAGCACCTCGAAGTAATGCTCGGCCGAGCGCCCACGGGTCAGCGCCACCTGGGTCTGGCCGATCAGGTTGGTCAGGGGCGAGCGCAGTTCATGGGCGACATCGGCGTTGAACGACTCCAACCGTGAATACGCCTGTTCGACCCGGTCGAGGGTGGCGTTGAAGGAACTGACGAACTGACTGAGCTCCGGCGGCAAAGGTGACATCTGCAAGCGCCCGGACAGGCGGGGCGGGGTCAGGCGTTGGGCTTCATCGGACAGCCTGATCAGCGGCTTGAGACCGATGCGCGCCACCCAGTAGCCCAGCAGGGAAGCCAGGATCACCCCGACAATCGCCAGGCTCACCAACGCCACCAGCAAATGGTGCTGGGTCTGGTAGAACGTCAGGGTGTCGATGCCGATCATGAAGCGCAGCGGTGGACGCTGGTCCTTGGCCGGGAACTGGCTCACGAGCACTTTCATCGGGTATTGCTGCTCCGTCAGTTTCAGGTCGCGCTTGCCCAGCGGACCTTCGGCGAAGGCGCGGATCTGCGGATCGGGGCTGCCATATTCAAAGCGCGGATCGCCGCTGACGATCCAGAAGTGGATGCGCTTGTCTTCCTCGCCCAGCAACCGCAGCTTGTTATTGATTTTTACCCAGTGCTCGGGCGTGCCGTAGCGGCCAACCGTGGACTCGAGCACGCTGTAGCGCGCATCGAGTTCGGCTTCCGGCAACAGGCCCAGGCCCTTTTCGACTTGCTGGTACAAGGCCCCGCCGATCAACAGGAACACCAATGCCGCCACCAGCGTGAACATGCCGCTCAGGCGCAGGGCGATACTGTCGGGCAAAGTCATTCTCTGCTCTCCAGTACATAACCCATCCCGCGAATCGTGTGCAGCAATTTCTGTTCAAACGGCCCGTCGAGCTTGGCTCGCAGGCGTTTGATCGCCACTTCCACCACGTTGGCGTCGCTGTCGAAGTTGATGTCCCAGACCATCTCGGCAATGGCGGTTTTCGACAGTATTTCGCCCTGGCGGCGCGCCAGGACGCTGAGCAGCGAAAATTCCTTGGCGGTCAGGTCCAGGCGTTGGCCTGAGCGGGTGGCTTTGCGGCTGATCAGGTCGACCCACAGGTCGGCGATGCTGACCTGCACCGGTTCATGGCTGCCGCTGCGGCGGGTCAGGGCTTGCAGGCGGGCCACCAGTTCCAGGAAGGAAAACGGTTTTCCCAGGTAGTCATCGGCGCCGTCGCGCAGGCCCCTGATGCGGTCTTCGACCCGTTCGCGGGCGGTGAGCATGATCACCGGCGTCTGCTTGCGGGCGCGCAGGGCACGCAGCACGCCGAAGCCGTCCAGGCCTGGCAGCATCACGTCTAGCACGATCACTGCGTAATCGCTTTCCAGCGCCAGGTGCAGCCCCTCGACGCCGTCCGGCGCCACGTCCACGGTGTAGCCCTGTTCGGTCAGGCCGCGATGCAGATAATCCGCGGTTTTTTCTTCATCTTCGATGATCAGAACGCGCATGGCCCCGCCTCAGTCTGTGGTTGCCAGCGCCGCCGTCGGCGCGGGTCCGGGCTGCTGGACGGGCCGATGGAACAGTCGCTCCAGCCATAAGTATATGACCGGTGTGGTGAACAGCGTCAGCGCCTGGCTCACCAGCAGGCCGCCGACCACCGCAATGCCCAGCGGCTGGCGCAGTTCCGCGCCGGGACCGGAGCCGAGCATCAGCGGCAGGGCGCCGAGCAGAGCGGCGAGGGTCGTCATGATGATCGGGCGAAACCGGGTCAGGCACGCCTGGAAAATCGCTTCCTGGGGCGTCAACCCTCCCTTGCGCTGGGCGTCGAGGGCGAAGTCGATCATCAG encodes the following:
- a CDS encoding heavy metal sensor histidine kinase translates to MTLPDSIALRLSGMFTLVAALVFLLIGGALYQQVEKGLGLLPEAELDARYSVLESTVGRYGTPEHWVKINNKLRLLGEEDKRIHFWIVSGDPRFEYGSPDPQIRAFAEGPLGKRDLKLTEQQYPMKVLVSQFPAKDQRPPLRFMIGIDTLTFYQTQHHLLVALVSLAIVGVILASLLGYWVARIGLKPLIRLSDEAQRLTPPRLSGRLQMSPLPPELSQFVSSFNATLDRVEQAYSRLESFNADVAHELRSPLTNLIGQTQVALTRGRSAEHYFEVLQSNLEELERLRSIINDMLFLASADQGSKATKLTSTSLAGEVATTLDYLDFILEDAQVQVRVSGDAQAKIEIAHLRRALINLLSNAVQHTAPGQVIEVCIEALGDQVSLGVTNPGEPITDEHLPRLFERFYRVDASRSNSGANHGLGLAIVKAIALMHGGDVFVRSDHGANTFGIRLPA
- a CDS encoding D-alanine--D-alanine ligase, with amino-acid sequence MTAAYANLVSTLDPKAFGRVAVLFGGKSAEREVSLKSGNAVLQALQSAGVDAFGIDVGDDFLQRLLNEKIDRAFIILHGRGGEDGSMQGLLECLGIPYTGSGILASALAMDKLRTKQVWHSLGIPTPRHAVLACEADCISAATELGFPLIVKPAHEGSSIGMAKVTSLPELTAAWKDASSYDSQVLVEQWITGPEFTIATLRDQVLPPIALGTPHTFYDYDAKYVANDTQYRIPCGLDSAKEKQLMDLTAKACEALGIAGWGRADVMQDADGQFWFLEVNTAPGMTDHSLVPMAARAAGLDFQQLVLSILAASVGSQEPRG
- a CDS encoding sensor domain-containing diguanylate cyclase; amino-acid sequence: MSVSSATPGITPFSIRSERVLIVASSLVVLTILSIVSFLLIREHTSARQEATRAANNIVQLIDADVLRNVELYQLSLQGLISATKRDDMEDVSPTIRHLALFDRSTAAPYKGEILLLDKHGDVIADSASIEPRKGNYADREYFKPHVHDPSLGMKISRPFRSRGAEQDWRISFSHRLSNERGEFLGVAEAAMRLSYFSQLFKSLNIGHGGSVNLVSSDGFLLAQEPPLAEDLIGKDFSKRANFMRILREGNGSFTSVSSLDQAQRLYTFSQVGDLPLIVVVALSSDEVFASWKRTALLVSGATGALCIGLLWLTWLLRHELRRRHHAERELAQLASVDSLTGLANRRTLDETLQQEWLRAQRSGQPLSVMMIDADHFKAFNDRHGHQSGDEALRTLAQLIGRHVRRPADLAARYGGEEFSVVLPETTTAGAFTMAQNVREAVEQLPPARDGDAPMTVSIGIATWAQGPYGDLEQLMFAADKALYQAKASGRNRVVCAM
- a CDS encoding heavy metal response regulator transcription factor is translated as MRVLIIEDEEKTADYLHRGLTEQGYTVDVAPDGVEGLHLALESDYAVIVLDVMLPGLDGFGVLRALRARKQTPVIMLTARERVEDRIRGLRDGADDYLGKPFSFLELVARLQALTRRSGSHEPVQVSIADLWVDLISRKATRSGQRLDLTAKEFSLLSVLARRQGEILSKTAIAEMVWDINFDSDANVVEVAIKRLRAKLDGPFEQKLLHTIRGMGYVLESRE
- the ftsA gene encoding cell division protein FtsA; its protein translation is MANVQSGKMIVGLDIGTSKVVALVGEVADDGTLVIVGIGTHPSRGLKKGVVVNIESTVQSIQRAIEEAQLMAGCRIHSAFVGVAGNHIRSLNSHGIVAIRDREVSSADLERVLDAAQAVAIPADQRVLHTLPQDYVIDNQEGVREPLGMSGVRLEAKVHVVTCAVNAAQNIEKCVRRCGLEIDDIILEQLASAYSVLTDDEKELGVCLVDIGGGTTDIAIFTEGAIRHTAVIPIAGDQVTNDIAMALRTPTQYAEEIKIRYACALAKLAGAGETIKVPSVGERPPRELSRQALAEVVEPRYDELFTLIQAELRRSGYEDLIPAGIVLTGGTSKMEGAVELAEEIFHMPVRLGVPHGVKGLDDVVRNPIYSTGVGLLMYGLQKQSDGVSFSGIGSRDSYNSDEPKAPLFERLQAWVKGNF
- the lpxC gene encoding UDP-3-O-acyl-N-acetylglucosamine deacetylase; translation: MIKQRTLKNIIRATGVGLHSGEKVYLTLKPAPIDTGIVFCRADLDPVVQIPARAENVGETTMSTTLVNGDTKVDTVEHLLSAMAGLGIDNAYVELSASEVPIMDGSAGPFVFLIQSAGLEEQDAAKKFIRILREVTVEDGDKRATFVPFEGFKVSFEIDFDHPVFRDRTQSASVDFSSTSFVKEVSRARTFGFMSDIEYLRKHNLALGGSVENAIVVDSDGVLNEDGLRYEDEFVKHKILDAIGDLYLLGNSLIGEFKGFKSGHALNNQLLRKLIEQKDAWEVVTFEDASTAPISYMRPVAAV
- the ftsZ gene encoding cell division protein FtsZ yields the protein MFELVDNIPASPVIKVIGVGGGGGNAVNHMVKSNIEGVEFICANTDAQALKSIGARTILQLGTGVTKGLGAGANPEVGRQAALEDRERIAEVLQGTNMVFITTGMGGGTGTGAAPIIAEVAKEMGILTVAVVTRPFPFEGRKRMQIADEGIRLLSESVDSLITIPNEKLLTILGKDASLLSAFAKADDVLAGAVRGISDIIKRPGMINVDFADVRTVMSEMGMAMMGTGCASGPNRAREATEAAIRNPLLEDVNLQGARGILVNITAGPDLSLGEYSDVGSIIEAFASEHAMVKVGTVIDPDMRDELHVTVVATGLGAKIEKPVKVIDNTVHTSMASQPQQQVSSRQDAPAVNYRDLDRPTVMRNQAQAGAATAAKMNPQDDLDYLDIPAFLRRQAD
- a CDS encoding cell division protein FtsQ/DivIB, giving the protein MQGASLRHQPSAPGRKPVPRGASRMVAKEPMSARLPKANFGFLKSLFWPVLLVALGFGTYEGAQRLLPYADRPIARISVQGDLSYISQQAVQQRIAPFVASSFFTIDLAGMRKELEQMPWIAHAEVRRVWPDQVSIRLEEQLPVARWGDESLLNNQGQAFTPRELANYEHLPQLFGPQRAQQKVMQQYQVLSQMLRPLGFSIARLELRERGSWFLTTGAGSSGPGIELLLGRGNQVEKMRRFIAIYDKTLKDQITNIARIDLRYANGLAVGWREPVAPTTAEPAVAKN